In one Lycium barbarum isolate Lr01 chromosome 7, ASM1917538v2, whole genome shotgun sequence genomic region, the following are encoded:
- the LOC132603920 gene encoding uncharacterized protein LOC132603920 isoform X2, producing the protein MPLRKKKKVSTILGAVGEGTSREPPVELGHSESQSATPSHATSIPPVAEEHEEVSTPAPVHPVPPPVASGQQVTEAIHLLTQLVAAQAQRQNASSRDQSSSTRARDFISLKPPEFFGSKPDEDPQGFIDEMLRTLKIIHASETESVELASYRLRDVAVLWYNNWVLSRGENASPPVWQEFVDAFIRHYLPPEVRRARADRFLNLKQGTMSAREYSLQFNSLARYAPTMVADMGDRVHRFVSGLEPYLFKDCLTASLQAGMDIACIQAHAQNLEGQQPPQRGDWDVDRRQNKRARSMGASSEYKGGSRQNYSSHSGQSVTSVPPRVASQGSDFSSHPGPNQSFTESGSRYRGVYSQRRPLVPRCSQCGRLHSGRCLQGSDACYACGQVGHMMRDCPSMSGGVGTQPTGSVAGSSSVRPGGQTPPIPAGRGRGRGGASTSGATQPRIYALAERQDPESYPDAVTGNDVTLGEGK; encoded by the exons atgcctttgagaaagaagaagaaagtcagcACAATACTAGGTGCTGTGGGAGAAGGCACTAGCCGAGAGCCCCCGGTTGAACTAGGACATAGTGAGTCTCAGAGTGCCACTCCCTCGCATGCTACCTCTATTCCACCAGTAGCAGAAGAGCATGAAGAGGTCTCCACTCCAGCTCCAGTGCatccagtccctccaccggttgcttcgggtcaacaagtgaccgaggccatccatttactaacacagttggttgccgcccaggcacaacggcagaatgcgAGTTCACGTGATCAGTCATCTAGTactagagctcgtgattttataagtctgaagcctccggagtttttcgggtcaaagccggatgaagacccgcaaggttttattgatgagatgttgaggacattgaaaattattcatgcctccgagactgagtccgtggagttggcgtcttatagactccgggacgtggcagtgttatggtataacaactgggtactgtcaagaggagagaatgcgtcTCCGcctgtatggcaggaatttgtggatgcttttattcgtcactacttgccgcccgaggtccgccgagctagagcggacaggttcttgaatctaaagcaaggaaccatgagtgctcgagagtatagcctgcaatttaattccttagcccggtatgccccaactatggtggccgacatgggggatcgtgtgcatagatttgtgagtggtttggagCCATACTTATTCAAAGACTGTCTAACAGCCTCGTTGCAAgcagggatggacattgcctGTATAcaagctcatgctcagaatctagaaggacagcaacctccgcaaaggggtgacTGGGATGTTGATCGAAGGCaaaacaagagggctagatcgatgggagcaaGCAGTGAATATAAAGGGGGATCAAGGCAAAACTATTCTAGTCACTCAGGTCAATCGgtgactagtgtacctccacgagttgcaaGCCAGGGGTCCGATttctctagtcatcccggacCGAATCAAAGTTTTAcagagtcgggctctcggtatagggGAGTTTATAGCCAAAGGAGACCCCtagtaccgcggtgcagtcagtgcggtagactacattccggacggtgtctccagggatcagatgcttgttacgcctgtggccaggttgggcacatgatgagagattgcccatcgatgagtggtggagttgggactcagcccacaggatcagtggccggttcttcttcggtgcgcccaGGAGGCCAGACTCCCccgattccagcaggtcgaggtagaggcagagggggagcatctacttcaggtgccactcagccccgtatatatgctctagcggagcgacaggatccagagtcataccccgatgccgtcacag gtaatgacgtgacattgggggagggaaagtga
- the LOC132603919 gene encoding ATP synthase delta chain, chloroplastic, producing MAALQQTPITFQSRSPPPSAQLITKPVSKLVLSGSLKLPKITIKLRAKRQPRRGNRGGGALGAKMADSAAGSYANALADVAKSNGTLEETTSDIEKLEKIFDDEAVYEFFVSPIVGIEKKRELVDEIVSSSSIQPHVANFLNILVDMKRVELIKEIVKEFEKVYNTITDTELAVVTSVVKLESQHLAQIAKGVQRLTGAKNVRIKTVIDESLVAGFTIRYGNSGSKLIDMSVKKQLEDIAAQLEIGDIQLAGAV from the coding sequence atggcggctctacaacaaaCTCCCATAACTTTCCAATCCAGATCACCACCACCATCAGCTCAACTCATTACCAAACCGGTATCTAAACTCGTCCTTTCTGGCAGCCTTAAGCTTCCCAAAATCACCATCAAACTCCGGGCCAAACGACAGCCCCGCCGTGGCAACCGCGGCGGCGGCGCTCTCGGAGCAAAAATGGCTGATTCCGCTGCTGGTAGCTACGCCAACGCCCTCGCTGACGTGGCGAAATCCAACGGAACGCTGGAAGAAACCACGTCAGACATCGAGAAGCTCGAGAAAATCTTCGATGACGAAGCGGTTTACGAATTCTTTGTAAGCCCGATAGTGGGTATTGAGAAGAAACGTGAGCTGGTGGACGAGATCGTCTCGTCCTCAAGCATTCAACCCCACGTTGCGAATTTCCTCAACATTTTAGTGGACATGAAGAGGGTCGAGTTGATCAAGGAAATTGTCAAGGAGTTCGAGAAAGTATACAATACGATAACGGACACTGAGCTTGCTGTGGTCACGTCAGTTGTGAAGCTGGAATCGCAACACCTGGCGCAAATCGCGAAAGGTGTGCAGAGATTAACGGGGGCGAAGAATGTAAGGATTAAAACAGTTATTGATGAATCGCTTGTTGCTGGATTTACAATAAGGTATGGTAATTCAGGATCGAAATTGATTGATATGAGTGTCAAGAAACAACTTGAAGATATTGCTGCTCAACTTGAAATTGGGGATATTCAATTAGCTGGAGCTGTTTAA
- the LOC132603920 gene encoding uncharacterized protein LOC132603920 isoform X1: MPLRKKKKVSTILGAVGEGTSREPPVELGHSESQSATPSHATSIPPVAEEHEEVSTPAPVHPVPPPVASGQQVTEAIHLLTQLVAAQAQRQNASSRDQSSSTRARDFISLKPPEFFGSKPDEDPQGFIDEMLRTLKIIHASETESVELASYRLRDVAVLWYNNWVLSRGENASPPVWQEFVDAFIRHYLPPEVRRARADRFLNLKQGTMSAREYSLQFNSLARYAPTMVADMGDRVHRFVSGLEPYLFKDCLTASLQAGMDIACIQAHAQNLEGQQPPQRGDWDVDRRQNKRARSMGASSEYKGGSRQNYSSHSGQSVTSVPPRVASQGSDFSSHPGPNQSFTESGSRYRGVYSQRRPLVPRCSQCGRLHSGRCLQGSDACYACGQVGHMMRDCPSMSGGVGTQPTGSVAGSSSVRPGGQTPPIPAGRGRGRGGASTSGATQPRIYALAERQDPESYPDAVTGTSAPLIMCERRNEYL, encoded by the coding sequence atgcctttgagaaagaagaagaaagtcagcACAATACTAGGTGCTGTGGGAGAAGGCACTAGCCGAGAGCCCCCGGTTGAACTAGGACATAGTGAGTCTCAGAGTGCCACTCCCTCGCATGCTACCTCTATTCCACCAGTAGCAGAAGAGCATGAAGAGGTCTCCACTCCAGCTCCAGTGCatccagtccctccaccggttgcttcgggtcaacaagtgaccgaggccatccatttactaacacagttggttgccgcccaggcacaacggcagaatgcgAGTTCACGTGATCAGTCATCTAGTactagagctcgtgattttataagtctgaagcctccggagtttttcgggtcaaagccggatgaagacccgcaaggttttattgatgagatgttgaggacattgaaaattattcatgcctccgagactgagtccgtggagttggcgtcttatagactccgggacgtggcagtgttatggtataacaactgggtactgtcaagaggagagaatgcgtcTCCGcctgtatggcaggaatttgtggatgcttttattcgtcactacttgccgcccgaggtccgccgagctagagcggacaggttcttgaatctaaagcaaggaaccatgagtgctcgagagtatagcctgcaatttaattccttagcccggtatgccccaactatggtggccgacatgggggatcgtgtgcatagatttgtgagtggtttggagCCATACTTATTCAAAGACTGTCTAACAGCCTCGTTGCAAgcagggatggacattgcctGTATAcaagctcatgctcagaatctagaaggacagcaacctccgcaaaggggtgacTGGGATGTTGATCGAAGGCaaaacaagagggctagatcgatgggagcaaGCAGTGAATATAAAGGGGGATCAAGGCAAAACTATTCTAGTCACTCAGGTCAATCGgtgactagtgtacctccacgagttgcaaGCCAGGGGTCCGATttctctagtcatcccggacCGAATCAAAGTTTTAcagagtcgggctctcggtatagggGAGTTTATAGCCAAAGGAGACCCCtagtaccgcggtgcagtcagtgcggtagactacattccggacggtgtctccagggatcagatgcttgttacgcctgtggccaggttgggcacatgatgagagattgcccatcgatgagtggtggagttgggactcagcccacaggatcagtggccggttcttcttcggtgcgcccaGGAGGCCAGACTCCCccgattccagcaggtcgaggtagaggcagagggggagcatctacttcaggtgccactcagccccgtatatatgctctagcggagcgacaggatccagagtcataccccgatgccgtcacaggtacatctgcacctttgataatgtgtgaaagaagaaatgaatatttgtaa